The following proteins are co-located in the Bdellovibrio sp. ArHS genome:
- a CDS encoding DNA-processing protein DprA has protein sequence MNDLYSLSQLIKSHPLYSAHKEKLLHLYRTLGGLGLLSTEALLAELKQSVPDLFAALQKNHALFKTHYEETVRLRLQGVQMLCYGEALYPSSCYWMEEPPLTLTYLGSAAWLTERTLAVVGSREPTFESMQWMEKEFALFCEKEKPCVVSGGARGIDQKSHATALRKDTTTIVVLPSGLGHLYPANLQEWMVPILNGGGCFLSEYAYEQKMHKHLFHHRNRLIAALGKASLLVEAKKRSGTLITAQQSLQLGRPVWVVPGHPLDPHFSGSLELLMDGALLVRDAQDLSMHFAVEFANLGLQVAPIGSPENGHHYR, from the coding sequence ATGAATGATCTTTATTCTTTATCACAACTTATCAAGTCTCATCCTTTGTACTCTGCACATAAAGAAAAACTTTTGCATCTTTATCGCACCTTGGGTGGTTTGGGTCTGCTGTCGACAGAAGCGCTCTTGGCGGAATTAAAACAAAGTGTTCCTGATCTTTTTGCAGCTTTGCAGAAGAATCACGCGCTTTTTAAAACGCATTACGAAGAAACGGTTCGATTAAGACTTCAAGGGGTGCAGATGCTGTGTTATGGGGAAGCCCTTTACCCCTCTTCCTGCTATTGGATGGAAGAGCCGCCTTTGACTTTAACCTACCTAGGGTCCGCAGCCTGGTTGACCGAAAGAACGCTTGCTGTGGTGGGCAGTCGCGAACCCACATTTGAATCCATGCAGTGGATGGAAAAAGAATTTGCGTTGTTTTGCGAAAAAGAAAAGCCCTGTGTCGTCAGTGGTGGCGCGCGAGGAATTGATCAGAAGTCTCATGCAACGGCTTTGCGCAAGGACACAACGACCATTGTCGTTTTGCCATCGGGGTTGGGGCATCTGTATCCCGCGAACTTGCAAGAATGGATGGTGCCCATTCTGAATGGTGGAGGTTGCTTTTTAAGCGAGTATGCGTATGAACAAAAAATGCATAAGCACCTCTTTCATCATCGCAACCGCTTGATCGCAGCACTTGGGAAGGCCAGCTTATTAGTTGAGGCCAAAAAGCGCAGTGGAACCCTGATTACGGCCCAACAATCCCTGCAGCTAGGGCGCCCCGTGTGGGTGGTTCCGGGACACCCGTTGGATCCGCATTTTTCCGGCAGTCTGGAATTGTTAATGGACGGTGCATTGTTAGTCCGCGATGCTCAGGATTTATCCATGCACTTTGCCGTAGAATTTGCGAACTTGGGCTTGCAAGTAGCACCAATAGGTAGCCCTGAAAATGGCCACCACTACCGGTAG
- a CDS encoding LysM peptidoglycan-binding domain-containing protein, protein MKKKFSVLLTMIFCALVAQAQDTPPDAAWESDPLDVLEPQAPQQTVEPSVPEFKEIPEPGQESLDAPPPATVDVPPAATDTAPTAFGGNEPDYSREAEFHRIYKTYNEQPTPVEAWEKAVGARESETYQVQKGDTLSGISTTFFGDPLFWPKIWSLNKGQILNPHEIDPGMSVQFFPGSMDDAPTLDVGETALINQKAEKDKDETAASTAGASIPRGRKRVPLLKTLPNSLPMYRMGTLAETKVQLQVELPKTKFPTAMEYLEYYIQDTPAYGAGVVTAAELEMKTAGEYQYVFVQLDNGSAGQEYVAQKNVGTVPDPAQKGRSGFMVEVQGEIQILERVNSQKNIYRAMVKKSLQPVQVGAVLTPGKLPMIDPSAGPISGGVGAKIMGGHFEAKRKLFGSNSLVFLDAGTNQGLQEGQVLAIHADERIRNKKNEAVMNDRVIGAAKIVKVSGNFATAYITRATEDILLGDYVGSATVHATNMTPSSAPSQATPAIEQDFEKDFEEAPAAPSGSSPESGSEDLDLEL, encoded by the coding sequence ATGAAGAAAAAGTTCTCTGTTCTTTTAACCATGATTTTTTGTGCTCTTGTTGCTCAGGCGCAGGACACACCCCCTGACGCAGCTTGGGAGTCTGATCCTTTGGATGTGCTTGAGCCTCAGGCGCCACAACAAACGGTCGAGCCCTCCGTGCCAGAGTTTAAAGAGATCCCGGAGCCAGGACAGGAATCCCTGGATGCGCCACCTCCGGCGACAGTGGATGTACCTCCGGCGGCGACAGACACGGCTCCGACGGCCTTTGGTGGCAATGAGCCCGATTATTCTCGCGAGGCGGAATTTCATCGAATTTACAAAACCTACAATGAGCAGCCCACTCCGGTTGAAGCCTGGGAAAAGGCTGTGGGCGCGCGTGAATCCGAAACCTATCAGGTGCAAAAGGGCGACACGCTGTCAGGCATTTCAACGACCTTTTTCGGTGACCCTTTGTTTTGGCCAAAGATTTGGTCTTTGAATAAAGGCCAGATTTTAAATCCCCATGAGATTGACCCGGGAATGAGCGTCCAGTTTTTTCCAGGAAGCATGGATGATGCGCCAACTTTGGACGTCGGAGAAACCGCTCTGATCAATCAAAAAGCCGAAAAGGACAAAGACGAGACGGCTGCGTCCACGGCGGGAGCTTCGATTCCGCGGGGACGAAAACGCGTTCCTCTTTTAAAGACACTGCCCAACAGTTTGCCGATGTATCGCATGGGAACTTTGGCGGAAACGAAAGTACAGTTGCAAGTAGAGCTTCCTAAAACAAAGTTTCCGACCGCCATGGAATACCTTGAATACTATATTCAGGATACGCCCGCGTACGGAGCGGGTGTGGTGACAGCGGCCGAGCTTGAAATGAAAACCGCCGGCGAATACCAGTATGTTTTTGTTCAGTTGGATAACGGCAGTGCAGGTCAGGAATATGTCGCGCAAAAGAATGTCGGCACGGTTCCGGACCCGGCGCAAAAAGGTCGCAGCGGTTTTATGGTTGAGGTTCAAGGTGAAATCCAAATTCTGGAACGAGTGAACAGCCAGAAAAACATCTATCGCGCGATGGTTAAAAAGTCCCTGCAGCCCGTGCAAGTCGGTGCTGTTTTGACGCCCGGTAAGTTGCCGATGATTGATCCTTCAGCGGGCCCCATTAGCGGCGGCGTGGGCGCAAAGATTATGGGTGGCCACTTCGAGGCGAAGCGAAAACTTTTTGGTTCTAACTCGCTGGTATTTTTAGATGCGGGCACAAATCAGGGTTTGCAGGAGGGGCAGGTTCTGGCCATTCACGCAGACGAACGCATTCGTAATAAAAAAAATGAAGCGGTGATGAATGACCGTGTGATCGGTGCTGCGAAGATCGTGAAAGTATCCGGAAATTTTGCGACGGCGTATATCACGCGGGCTACGGAAGATATTCTTCTTGGCGACTACGTTGGAAGTGCGACGGTCCATGCGACCAATATGACGCCCTCTTCGGCGCCCAGCCAGGCAACGCCCGCCATCGAGCAGGATTTTGAAAAAGATTTTGAGGAAGCCCCCGCGGCGCCTTCGGGGAGTTCACCGGAATCCGGAAGTGAAGACTTGGATCTTGAATTATAA
- a CDS encoding tetratricopeptide repeat protein — MKQLRRLAATVLVTLPLTVFAKPGASSQKMSAKDLQQESLLVELTGKDISKENDITLYAEMVSAYQNDDEIAFKSRLQSLLSRFPQSSYADNALFLAGRMAVDHNNFAEAIKYFARIEKEYPLSNKVVAAKFAKAMTYKRMNLPEYALLTLKEVRTKYPGSPESFRADAEIRMTK, encoded by the coding sequence ATGAAGCAACTTAGACGATTAGCAGCAACGGTGCTTGTGACCCTGCCATTGACGGTATTTGCAAAGCCTGGAGCGTCTTCCCAAAAAATGTCCGCCAAAGATTTGCAGCAAGAGTCTTTGCTTGTCGAGCTGACAGGAAAAGACATTTCTAAAGAAAATGACATCACACTCTATGCTGAAATGGTAAGCGCATATCAGAACGATGATGAAATTGCATTTAAGAGTCGGCTGCAAAGTTTGCTGTCTCGTTTTCCACAAAGTTCCTACGCTGACAACGCGCTGTTTTTAGCGGGGCGCATGGCGGTGGATCATAACAACTTTGCCGAAGCGATAAAGTATTTTGCGCGCATCGAAAAAGAATATCCCTTGAGTAATAAGGTCGTTGCCGCGAAGTTCGCTAAGGCCATGACGTATAAACGCATGAATCTTCCCGAATACGCACTGTTGACGCTGAAGGAAGTACGCACCAAATACCCCGGCAGTCCGGAGTCGTTCCGTGCCGATGCTGAAATCAGAATGACGAAATAA
- a CDS encoding ComEC/Rec2 family competence protein — translation MIVLLLFALSLSTPASPNLLINTSIFSQKIQTKCSQHLPKESHHVEALNSLVCGEKITDKNLRENLQKTSLIHIFVVSGSHLLLLDELLGILRIPFYVRFFFMSFYSILIGWQAPAVRALLGLGLRRVFKHSRLFFPRDLSVLLTGAAALILFPAWWSSWSFLMSWCAALALTTPDVLRIKSSWTRGFLTQFSIFFLMCAPLWGIGSLHPLSIVYNLFLAPAISYILLPLSFLTVLCPDLVPAFDFVMELFAKSLPVLSEPISLTVRPPPTIPLLWGWLLFWHLCFHFLRLHLWQGKDLR, via the coding sequence ATGATTGTTCTTCTTCTCTTTGCACTGAGCTTAAGCACACCCGCTTCTCCTAATTTGCTGATAAACACATCAATTTTCAGTCAGAAAATTCAGACAAAATGTTCACAACATCTGCCAAAAGAGTCTCACCATGTTGAAGCTTTAAACTCTTTAGTTTGTGGTGAAAAAATCACAGATAAAAATTTGCGCGAAAATCTGCAAAAAACATCGCTGATTCATATCTTCGTGGTGTCTGGTTCGCATCTTCTTTTGCTTGATGAACTCTTAGGCATTTTACGAATTCCATTCTATGTAAGATTTTTCTTTATGAGTTTTTACTCTATACTGATCGGATGGCAGGCGCCGGCGGTACGCGCACTTCTGGGGTTAGGCCTGCGCCGAGTCTTTAAACACTCACGCCTGTTCTTTCCTAGGGATCTCAGTGTGCTTCTGACAGGAGCTGCGGCTCTGATTCTGTTTCCCGCCTGGTGGTCGTCGTGGTCCTTTCTTATGAGCTGGTGCGCGGCTTTAGCTTTAACCACACCCGATGTCTTGCGCATCAAAAGTTCTTGGACACGAGGATTTTTAACACAGTTTTCGATTTTCTTTTTGATGTGTGCGCCGCTGTGGGGAATCGGAAGTCTGCATCCGCTGAGCATCGTCTATAATTTATTTTTGGCCCCGGCCATCTCGTACATACTTTTACCATTAAGCTTTCTGACGGTGCTCTGCCCTGATCTTGTCCCGGCCTTCGATTTCGTGATGGAACTTTTTGCGAAATCTCTGCCGGTGCTTTCTGAGCCCATCTCGCTCACCGTTCGCCCGCCGCCGACAATTCCACTGCTCTGGGGGTGGCTTTTGTTCTGGCACTTATGTTTTCATTTTTTGCGCCTGCATTTATGGCAGGGAAAAGACTTAAGATGA